CAGCCGGTGGCGATCTCCATCGGGGTCAGGGTCGCGGTGCCCAGCGCCAGAGACAGGTTTGGCGGCAGGTCCTGCTTGTTGAAGCCGAAGCGGGTGATGTAGTCGATGGTCTTGCCTACGCCCATCGCCTGCAACAGGCGGATCGACACCAGGTTGCGCGACTTGTACAGCGCCTCACGCAGACGGATCGGACCGAGGAAGGTGTTGGTGTCGTTCTTCGGACGCCAGACCTTGTCCAGGTACTCGTCGACGAACACGATCGGCGCGTCGTTGACCAGGCTCGCGGCGGTGTAGCCGTTATCCAGCGCGGCGCTGTAGACGAACGGCTTGAAGCTCGAGCCCGGCTGACGCTTGGCCTGCATCGCGCGGTTGTAGTTGCTCTGCTCGAAGGCGAAACCGCCGACCAGCGAACGGATCGCGCCGTTCTGCGGATCCAGCGACACCAGCGCGCCCTGCGCCTGTGGTATCTGGCTGAACTTCAGCGAATTGTTCGGCTGGCGCTGCACGCGAATCAGGTCGCCGATCTGTGCCACATCCGACGGCTGACGCGGGTTGGCGCCCATGCTGTTGGTGTTGAGGAACGGACGGGCCCATTTCATGGTGTCCCACGCAACATGCTCTTCGCCGGTGCGGGTCAGCACTTGCAGACCGTTCTTGTCGACCTGGGTGACGATGGCCGGCTCGAGGCTGCTGATGGTGCGTTGCTTGGTCAGTTCGGTGGCCCAGGCTTCACGGGTCTTGCCTGGCAGGCGCGATTCAGGGCCGCGGTAGCCGTGGCGCTGATCGTAGGTCATTAGGCCTTCGTGCAGCGCGGTGTTGGCCATTTCCTGGAGGTTGCTCGGCACCGTGGTGGTGACGCGGAAACCTTCGGTATAGGCGTCGCTGCCGTAGCGACCGACCATTTCCGCACGGGCCATCTCGGCGATATATGGCGCGTTCACTTCCGGGGTCGGCACGTGATAGCTGGCGTTCAGCGGCTCGTTGATCGCGGCGGTGTAGTCGGCTTCGGTGATCTTGCCGAGCTTGTACATGCGGCCGAGGATCCAGTCGCGACGCTCCTTGCTGCGCGCCGGGTTGGCCAGCGGGTTGAAGCGCGACGGGGCTTTCGGCAGGCCGGCGATCATCGCCATCTGCGCCAGGCTGACTTCGCGGATCGACTTGCCGTAATACACCTGCGCCGCCGCCTCGATGCCGTAAGCGCGGTTGCCCAGATAGATCTTGTTCACGTACAGCTCAAGGATCTCGTCCTTGGTCAACTGGCGTTCGATCTGCAGGGCCAGAAGGATTTCAGTGGTCTTGCGCGAGAAGCTGCGTTCGCTGGTCAGGAAGAAGTTCTTCGCCACCTGCATGGTGATGGTGCTGCCGCCGGACTGGATGTGCCCGCTCTTGACCAGTTGGGTGGCGGCACGCATCAGGCTGCTCGGATCGACGCCGTAGTGGTTGGCGAAGTTGTCGTCTTCAGCACTTAGTAACGCATTGATGAAATTGGGGGGAATGTCGGCGAAACGGATCGGTGTGCGGCGCATTTCGCCAAATTCTGCGATCAACTTGTTGTCGCTGCTGTAGACCCGGAGCGGAATCTGCAACTGAATGCTTCTCAGCGCCTCCACAGATGGCAAACCCGGACTAAGGTAAAGAAACGCGCCGCTGAGACCTAGAAGCAGTCCGCAGAAAACGGCGACGATGGACCAACCGAAAAATTTCAGCAGACGAATCAAGGCTTTTGGACATCCACGGCAAAGAATGAATTGGGCGACAGGGTTCCGGGTAACACACAGAACGACCCGCGCCGGCAGTAAAAAGCGGAAAAAAACGCTGGGCATTATAAGCACTTTTCTGCTGGGGGCGTCATTTGCGCTTCTGTCAAGACGGGGCGAGGGAACGCAATGCGCATTACAGAGTCCGTAACTCACGGATAGTCATAGGGAATTGGTAGTGCTAGGACTCTTCAATAAAAAGGCCAATACGTTACTGGGGATCGACATCAGCTCCACTTCGGTGAAGCTGCTGGAGCTGAGCCGTCAGGGTGAGCGCTACCGGGTCGAGGCATACGCGGTGGAGCCGCTGCCGGCGAGCGCCGTGGTCGAAAAGAACATCGCCGAGCTCGAGGGCGTCGGCCAGGCCCTGTCCCGGGTGCTGGTCAAGGCGCGCACCGGGCTGAAAACCGTGGCGGTGGCCGTGGCCGGTTCGGCGGTGATCACCAAGGTCATCGAGATGGACGCCGGGCTGTCCGACGACGAACTGGAAAACCAGCTCAAGATCGAGGCCGATCAATACATTCCCTATCCGCTGGACGAGGTCGCCATCGACTTCGAAGTCCAGGGCTTTTCGCCGCGCAACCCCGAGCGGGTCAACGTGCTGCTGGCCGCCTGCCGCAAGGAAAACGTCGAGGTCCGCGAAGCGGCGCTAGCACTGGCCGGGCTGACGGCGCGGGTGGTGGATGTCGAAGCCTATGCGCTGGAGCGCTCGTTCGGCCTGCTGGCCACGCAACTGGCGGCCTCCCAGGATCGACTGACGGTGGCCGTGGTCGACATCGGCGCCACCATGACCACCCTCAGCGTCCTGCACAACGGCCGGATCATCTATACCCGCGAACAATTGTTCGGCGGCCGACAGCTGACCGAGGAAATCCAGCGCCGTTATGGCCTGACCCTTGAACAGGCGGGGCTCGCCAAGAAGCAGGGCGGCCTGCCGGACGATTACGTCAGCGAGGTGCTGCAGCCGTTTCGCGAGGCACTGGTGCAGCAGGTGTCGCGCTCCCTGCAGTTCTTTTTCGCCTCCGGCCAGTACAACGCTGTCGACCATATTCTGCTGGCCGGCGGCACGGCGTCGGTGCCCGGGCTCGACCGGCTGATCGAAGAACGCCTGCACACCCCGACCCAGGTCGCCAACCCGTTTTCCGACATGGCCTTGAGCAGCAAGGTCAACGCCGGGGCTTTGGCGAGCGACGCGCCGGCCCTGATGATTGCCTGCGGGCTCGCGCTCAGGAGTTTCGACTGATGGCGCGGATCAACCTTTTACCCTGGCGCGAGGAGCGCCGCGAAGAGCGGCGCAAACGCTTCCTGCTGGCCTTGACCGGCGTGGTGGTCGGTTCGGTGGGGGCGGTGCTCATTGCCGATCAGATCATCAGCGCCGCCATCGCCCGGCAGGTCGCGCGCAATGACTACATCGGCAAGCAGATCGCCGTGGTCGATGAACGGATCAAACAGATCAGCGAGCTCAAGGCCCACCGCCAGCAGCTGGTGGAGCGCATGCGCATCATCCAGGACTTGCAGGGCAATCGGCAGATCAGCGGGCGGATCTTCGATCAGCTGGCGCGCACCTTGCCCGACGGGGTGTATTTCACCGACGTGAAAATGGTCGGCAAGACCTTGTCGATCAGCGGCGCGGCGGAGTCGAACAATCGAGTGTCCGACCTGATGCGCAATCTCGATGCCTCCGACTGGTTCGATGCGCCCAACCTCAATGAAGTGAAAGCCACCACCGCCGGACAAGTGGATCAGGCCAACGTTTTTCAATTGACGGTTCGCCAGACTCGCCCACGGCTCGAGGAGGGCGACCAATGAAGCCGTCCGAGTGGTTGCAAAGCCTGCGCAATGTCGACTTCAACGATCTGGACACCAGCAACATCGGCTCCTGGCCGCCAGTGGTCAAAAGCCTGGCCGGCGGGCTGTTGATGGTGTTGGTTTTGGCGCTTGGCTATAACTTTTTCATCAGTGATCTGGAGAGTCAGCTCGAGCTCAAGCGTGAGGAGGAGACCACCCTCAAGGAGCAGTTCGCGAGCAAGGCGCACATGGCGGCCAATCTGGAGCTGTACACCCAGCAGATGAAAGAGATGGAAAACTCGTTCGGCGTGCTGTTGCGGCAACTGCCCAGTGACACCGAAGTGCCGGGGTTGCTGGAAGACATCACCCGCACCGGGCTGGGCAGCGGTCTTGAATTCGAAGAGATCAAGCTGCTGCCGGAGGTCACCCAGCAGTTCTACATCGAGTTGCCCATCCAGATCACCGTGACCGGTGCCTATCACGACCTCGCGACCTTCGTCAGCGGCGTGGCCGGGCTCCCACGGATCGTCACCCTGCACGATTTCGAGCTCGCGCCGGCCAATCCCGAAGGCGGGCCGAAGTTGCGCATGAGCATTCTCGCCAAGACCTACCGCTACAACGACAAGGGGCTGCAAAAATGAGCCCGATCCGTTTTATCGCCTTGTCGGCATTGTTATTGGTACTTGGTGGCTGCGGTGGTGATGACTTCAGCGATCTCGACGCTTACATGAATGAAGTGCGCCTGCGCCCGCCGGGCAAGATCGAGCCGACCCCGACCTTCCGTTCCTATCCGACTTTCACCTACAGCGCCGCCAACCTGCGCAGTCCGTTTTCGCGTCAGCTGCGGGTCGATCTGGCCGGGCAGAAACACGGCTCGCGCGACGTGAAACCCGATCCCAACCGGGTCAAGCAATACCTCGAAGGTTTCAACATCGAGCAGTTTGAAATGGTCGGCACGATTGCCAACGCCTCAGGTTCCTTCGCGCTACTGCGGGGGGCGGGCGGAGTTCACCGGCTCAAGGTCGGTGATTATCTGGGCCGCAATGACGGGCGCATCGTTGCCATCAGCGCTTCACAGGTCGAAGTGGTGGAAATCGTTCCGGATGGCCAGGGCGCCTGGCTTGAGCGGCCGCGCACCATTCCTTTGAAAGAGCACTCATAAGTGGAAGTCGAACAATGAACAGGATTTTCTCCACCCTCGGTTTCTCGCTATGGATAGCGCTGCTTTCGCCGATGGTACAGGCAGCCAATCTGAAGGCGCTGGACGTCGCGGCACTGCCGGGCGACCGGGTCGAGCTGAAGCTGTCGTTCGACGGCCCACCCCCGCAGCCAAAGGGTTACACCACCGATTCGCCGGCGCGGATTGCCCTCGATCTGCCGGGTGTTGCCAGTCAACTGGCGAGCAAGACTCGCGACCTGGGCAGTGGCAATGCCCGCACGGCCACGGTGGTCGAGGCCAATAACCGGACGCGGCTGATCATCAGCCTGACGCAACTGGCGCCTTACGACACCCGGGTCGAAGGCAATACGGTGTTCGTGGTGGTCGGGCAGGGCAGCAAAGCCGCTGCCCCGCGTACGGCCGCTCGTGCACCGCGTGCGGCACCTGCGGCAGCGCCGGTCCGCACGTATACGCCGACCGCCAGGGCCATTCGCGGCGTGGATTTCCAGCGTGGCACGGCGGGCGAAGGCAACGTGGTCATCGATCTGTCCGACCCGGCCATCGCCCCGGACATCCAGGAACACGACGGCAAGATCATCCTCAGTTTCGCGCGTACCCAATTGCCCGAGCCGCTGCGGGTGCGCCTCGACGTCAAGGATTTCGCCACCCCGGTGCAGTTCGTCAATGCCGGTGTCAGCGGTGATCGCGCGATGATCACCGTCGAACCCAGCGGGACTTTCGACTATTCCACCTACCAGACCGACAACAAACTGACCGTCAGCATCCGGCCGCTGACTATTGATGATCTGCAAAAGCGCAACGCCGACCGCAACAGCTATAACGGCGAAAAGCTCTCGCTGAATTTTCAGGACATCGATGTGCGTTCGGTGCTGCAACTGATCGCCGACTTCACCAACCTCAATCTGGTGGCCAGCGATACGGTACAGGGCGGCATTACCTTGCGCCTGCAGAATGTGCCGT
The window above is part of the Pseudomonas fluorescens genome. Proteins encoded here:
- the pilO gene encoding type 4a pilus biogenesis protein PilO — translated: MKPSEWLQSLRNVDFNDLDTSNIGSWPPVVKSLAGGLLMVLVLALGYNFFISDLESQLELKREEETTLKEQFASKAHMAANLELYTQQMKEMENSFGVLLRQLPSDTEVPGLLEDITRTGLGSGLEFEEIKLLPEVTQQFYIELPIQITVTGAYHDLATFVSGVAGLPRIVTLHDFELAPANPEGGPKLRMSILAKTYRYNDKGLQK
- a CDS encoding pilus assembly protein PilP, coding for MSPIRFIALSALLLVLGGCGGDDFSDLDAYMNEVRLRPPGKIEPTPTFRSYPTFTYSAANLRSPFSRQLRVDLAGQKHGSRDVKPDPNRVKQYLEGFNIEQFEMVGTIANASGSFALLRGAGGVHRLKVGDYLGRNDGRIVAISASQVEVVEIVPDGQGAWLERPRTIPLKEHS
- a CDS encoding PilN domain-containing protein; translation: MARINLLPWREERREERRKRFLLALTGVVVGSVGAVLIADQIISAAIARQVARNDYIGKQIAVVDERIKQISELKAHRQQLVERMRIIQDLQGNRQISGRIFDQLARTLPDGVYFTDVKMVGKTLSISGAAESNNRVSDLMRNLDASDWFDAPNLNEVKATTAGQVDQANVFQLTVRQTRPRLEEGDQ
- a CDS encoding penicillin-binding protein 1A, which codes for MIRLLKFFGWSIVAVFCGLLLGLSGAFLYLSPGLPSVEALRSIQLQIPLRVYSSDNKLIAEFGEMRRTPIRFADIPPNFINALLSAEDDNFANHYGVDPSSLMRAATQLVKSGHIQSGGSTITMQVAKNFFLTSERSFSRKTTEILLALQIERQLTKDEILELYVNKIYLGNRAYGIEAAAQVYYGKSIREVSLAQMAMIAGLPKAPSRFNPLANPARSKERRDWILGRMYKLGKITEADYTAAINEPLNASYHVPTPEVNAPYIAEMARAEMVGRYGSDAYTEGFRVTTTVPSNLQEMANTALHEGLMTYDQRHGYRGPESRLPGKTREAWATELTKQRTISSLEPAIVTQVDKNGLQVLTRTGEEHVAWDTMKWARPFLNTNSMGANPRQPSDVAQIGDLIRVQRQPNNSLKFSQIPQAQGALVSLDPQNGAIRSLVGGFAFEQSNYNRAMQAKRQPGSSFKPFVYSAALDNGYTAASLVNDAPIVFVDEYLDKVWRPKNDTNTFLGPIRLREALYKSRNLVSIRLLQAMGVGKTIDYITRFGFNKQDLPPNLSLALGTATLTPMEIATGWSTFANGGYKITPYIIDKIESRNGDTLFVANPPTVPQGGAATDGIAAPATQAFTVNAAPVPGEAPGSAAVPQAPAVAERIVDGRTTYILNSMLQDVIKLGTGRRALAMGRSDIAGKTGTTNESKDAWFSGYNADYVTTVWTGFDQPESLGRREFGGTVALPIWMNYMSAALKDKPPHVQPEPEGILSLRVDPVSGRAASPSTPGAYFELFKAEDTPPSVNEIGNGTAPGSPLPADEQAPIDLF
- a CDS encoding pilus assembly protein PilM, producing MLGLFNKKANTLLGIDISSTSVKLLELSRQGERYRVEAYAVEPLPASAVVEKNIAELEGVGQALSRVLVKARTGLKTVAVAVAGSAVITKVIEMDAGLSDDELENQLKIEADQYIPYPLDEVAIDFEVQGFSPRNPERVNVLLAACRKENVEVREAALALAGLTARVVDVEAYALERSFGLLATQLAASQDRLTVAVVDIGATMTTLSVLHNGRIIYTREQLFGGRQLTEEIQRRYGLTLEQAGLAKKQGGLPDDYVSEVLQPFREALVQQVSRSLQFFFASGQYNAVDHILLAGGTASVPGLDRLIEERLHTPTQVANPFSDMALSSKVNAGALASDAPALMIACGLALRSFD